A part of Gemmatimonadales bacterium genomic DNA contains:
- a CDS encoding PDZ domain-containing protein, translating to MRTKQLLLTTLAVGTITTPLWAQPPVERIEVRRGAGEPRSRVWVNDTEVDPLDFFSNRRARLGIIIQVEATPADSIGATILSVTPASPAAKAGLRSGDIVTRFNGQRLIGTERDRSAAGNESYPGLRMVELAAKLEPGDTAAIEYRRGGDTKTVNVIASDDRMFTFRGIDDGEVRFRIPQPPGDPSQRRVMSLGSPDVMFRRIGGPFAELELAPINPDLGAYFGTSEGVLVIDTPRNNPMGLKGGDVVLSVDGRPARGPSSLLRILHSYEPGDVMKLEILRNKSKQTVTSKVDWQRD from the coding sequence ATGCGTACTAAGCAGTTACTGCTGACCACTCTGGCTGTCGGCACCATCACAACTCCGCTTTGGGCACAGCCGCCGGTCGAGCGGATCGAAGTGCGGCGAGGCGCGGGTGAGCCTCGCTCGCGCGTCTGGGTCAACGATACCGAGGTCGACCCGCTCGACTTTTTTTCTAACCGGCGTGCGCGCCTCGGCATCATCATCCAAGTCGAGGCTACGCCCGCGGACTCGATCGGAGCCACGATTCTTTCGGTGACGCCGGCCAGCCCCGCCGCCAAGGCCGGACTGCGTTCCGGTGACATCGTGACCCGATTCAACGGCCAGCGCCTGATCGGCACCGAGCGCGACCGGAGCGCCGCCGGCAACGAATCGTATCCCGGCCTTCGAATGGTCGAGTTGGCCGCCAAGCTCGAGCCGGGTGATACGGCAGCGATCGAGTACCGGCGTGGTGGGGACACCAAGACGGTCAACGTCATCGCGTCGGACGACCGAATGTTCACCTTCCGTGGCATCGACGACGGCGAAGTGCGCTTCCGGATCCCGCAGCCACCAGGGGATCCGAGTCAGCGTCGCGTGATGTCGCTCGGATCGCCCGATGTGATGTTTCGCCGGATCGGCGGGCCCTTTGCCGAACTCGAGCTGGCTCCGATCAATCCGGATCTCGGCGCCTACTTCGGGACCTCGGAAGGAGTGCTCGTCATCGACACGCCGCGCAACAACCCGATGGGCCTCAAGGGGGGGGACGTAGTGCTGAGCGTGGATGGTCGTCCGGCTCGCGGACCGTCGAGCTTGCTCCGCATCCTCCACTCGTACGAGCCCGGCGACGTGATGAAGCTGGAGATCCTGCGCAACAAGTCAAAGCAGACCGTCACCTCCAAGGTGGATTGGCAGCGAGACTGA
- a CDS encoding sigma-70 family RNA polymerase sigma factor — protein sequence MDAFRLANADAVLPRLRAGDPEAQEALFRAFESPVYNLARRICRTTEDAEDVVQETFLEVFRSIRQYRGDGSLWGWIRTIASSKALMRLRRNKYRDTDELNDEIAPMRREDTALRMDLEAALERLPETSRAVVWLHDVEGYTHEEIAKMMDRTVSFSKSQLARAHARLRRWLGEEAVPV from the coding sequence ATGGACGCATTCCGGCTGGCCAATGCCGATGCGGTACTGCCCCGGCTCAGGGCCGGCGATCCGGAAGCGCAGGAAGCTCTGTTCCGCGCCTTCGAGTCTCCGGTGTACAACCTGGCCCGGCGAATCTGCCGCACCACCGAAGATGCCGAAGACGTGGTCCAGGAAACCTTCCTCGAGGTCTTCCGCAGCATCCGGCAGTATCGGGGCGACGGAAGCCTCTGGGGCTGGATCCGGACGATTGCGTCCAGCAAAGCACTGATGCGCCTCCGTCGCAACAAGTACCGCGACACCGACGAGCTCAACGACGAGATCGCCCCGATGCGCCGAGAAGACACGGCGCTCCGGATGGACCTGGAAGCTGCGCTGGAGCGCCTGCCCGAAACCTCACGTGCCGTGGTCTGGCTCCACGACGTCGAGGGCTACACCCACGAAGAAATCGCCAAAATGATGGACCGCACGGTCAGCTTTTCGAAATCACAGCTGGCCCGTGCCCACGCCCGGCTTCGGCGATGGCTGGGCGAGGAAGCGGTACCCGTATGA